The Deltaproteobacteria bacterium genome has a segment encoding these proteins:
- a CDS encoding sulfurtransferase TusA family protein has product MAESRTDATIDLRGVMCPINFVKTKLKLEMMNPGEVLEVILDSGEPIQNVPKSIKEEGHRIIEVKKEGDFFRLKVEKS; this is encoded by the coding sequence ATGGCTGAATCCAGGACAGACGCAACGATAGACTTGAGGGGTGTCATGTGCCCCATCAACTTCGTAAAGACCAAATTGAAGCTCGAGATGATGAACCCCGGCGAGGTCCTGGAAGTGATACTCGATTCCGGCGAACCCATACAGAACGTGCCCAAATCCATCAAGGAAGAGGGGCACAGGATAATTGAGGTCAAGAAGGAAGGGGACTTCTTCAGGCTCAAGGTCGAGAAGAGCTGA
- the moeB gene encoding molybdopterin-synthase adenylyltransferase MoeB, which translates to MDFNEEQIERYSRHIILPEVGGRGQAKLLKSRVFVLGAGGLGSPALLYLAAAGVGTIGMADGDCVDLSNLQRQVIHNTERIGKPKVHSAKETIGKLNPDVKVVPFHGRLTEDNIREIIREYDVVLDGSDNFPTRFLMNDACFFEEKPLVSGSMFRFDGQVSVFHPAKGFPCYRCLYPEPPPKGLVPSCQEAGVLGALAGVIGVLQAVEAIKLLLGIGDPLEGHLMVFDALKMTFRKVKVRKDPECALCGERPTITTLKAYEEQACELRPATCEK; encoded by the coding sequence ATGGATTTCAACGAGGAACAGATAGAGCGGTACTCAAGGCATATCATACTTCCGGAGGTCGGCGGCAGGGGGCAGGCGAAGCTCCTTAAGAGCCGGGTCTTTGTGCTCGGCGCGGGCGGCCTCGGCTCCCCGGCACTTCTTTATCTCGCGGCCGCGGGCGTGGGCACTATCGGCATGGCCGACGGCGACTGCGTGGACCTGAGTAACCTCCAGCGCCAGGTCATCCACAATACCGAGCGCATAGGGAAGCCCAAGGTGCATTCGGCGAAGGAGACCATCGGGAAGCTCAACCCGGACGTCAAGGTCGTGCCTTTCCACGGTCGTCTTACCGAGGACAACATAAGGGAGATAATAAGGGAATACGATGTCGTCCTCGACGGGAGCGACAACTTCCCGACCAGGTTCCTCATGAACGACGCCTGCTTCTTCGAAGAGAAGCCGCTGGTCTCCGGCTCCATGTTCAGGTTCGACGGCCAGGTCTCGGTCTTCCATCCCGCGAAGGGCTTCCCGTGCTACAGGTGCCTCTATCCCGAGCCGCCGCCAAAGGGGCTCGTTCCGAGCTGCCAGGAGGCCGGGGTTCTCGGGGCGCTGGCTGGCGTAATAGGGGTCCTTCAGGCTGTCGAGGCCATTAAGCTCCTCCTCGGCATAGGCGACCCCCTGGAGGGGCACCTCATGGTATTCGACGCCCTCAAGATGACCTTCAGGAAGGTAAAGGTCAGGAAGGACCCGGAGTGCGCGCTCTGCGGGGAGCGGCCGACGATAACAACGCTCAAGGCCTATGAGGAACAGGCCTGCGAACTGAGGCCGGCCACCTGCGAGAAGTAA
- a CDS encoding phosphoadenylyl-sulfate reductase, with translation MSRKWTEEELKKVSDSLEGKSPEEAIRWAVENFSTSELSLACSFGAEDVALVDMLVKIKPDARIFYLDTDLLFKESLDVKDRLIAKYGIKPERYGAKSTLEEMAAEHGPELWKKQPDKCCDIRKMIPLAEALSGLKCWITGIRRDQAPTRANAPVVSWDAKFGLAKVNPLVRWTSEDVWKYIKANGVPYNVLHDQNYPSIGCEPCTKPVAPGEDPRAGRWAGFQKTECGLHK, from the coding sequence ATGTCAAGGAAGTGGACAGAGGAAGAGCTTAAGAAAGTCAGCGACAGCCTCGAAGGCAAGTCGCCGGAAGAGGCGATCAGGTGGGCCGTCGAGAACTTCTCGACGAGCGAACTCTCGCTCGCCTGCAGCTTCGGGGCCGAGGACGTGGCCCTTGTCGACATGCTCGTGAAGATCAAGCCCGACGCGAGGATATTCTATCTGGATACCGATCTGCTCTTCAAGGAGTCCCTCGACGTAAAGGACAGGCTCATAGCCAAATATGGGATAAAACCCGAGAGGTACGGGGCCAAATCCACGCTTGAGGAGATGGCCGCCGAGCACGGGCCCGAGCTCTGGAAGAAGCAGCCGGACAAGTGCTGCGATATAAGGAAGATGATACCCCTGGCAGAGGCCCTTTCAGGCTTGAAGTGCTGGATAACCGGCATACGTAGGGACCAGGCCCCCACCAGGGCTAACGCGCCGGTCGTATCCTGGGACGCCAAGTTCGGGCTCGCGAAGGTCAACCCGCTCGTAAGGTGGACCTCGGAAGACGTCTGGAAATACATAAAGGCCAACGGCGTGCCTTATAACGTGCTCCATGACCAGAACTATCCTTCCATCGGATGCGAGCCCTGCACGAAGCCGGTCGCGCCGGGCGAGGACCCGAGGGCCGGAAGGTGGGCTGGGTTCCAGAAGACTGAATGCGGGCTGCACAAGTAA
- a CDS encoding MoaD/ThiS family protein yields the protein MVIKVRIPTPLRKLTNGSDEVTATGANIAEIIEDLERNYPGLKERICEEDGKLRRFVNIYLNDEDIRFKENMDTRLKENDELSIIPAIAGGAL from the coding sequence ATGGTTATCAAGGTCAGGATACCGACCCCGCTCCGCAAGCTCACCAACGGCTCGGATGAGGTCACCGCAACGGGCGCGAACATCGCAGAGATTATCGAGGACCTGGAAAGGAACTACCCCGGCCTTAAGGAGAGGATCTGCGAAGAGGACGGCAAGCTCAGGAGATTCGTGAACATCTACCTGAACGACGAGGACATCAGGTTCAAGGAGAACATGGACACCAGGCTCAAGGAGAATGACGAGCTGTCCATAATCCCAGCAATCGCCGGAGGCGCGCTTTGA
- a CDS encoding universal stress protein, whose amino-acid sequence MKRLLLVLPSNVASEEAVEFAVRRAKEERSTLVVLYLIAAGAADDVFDTFSDIGFIGDRPSSQVSEAIMKEYRQRGYEELGKVQIRTMEEGVAFEPLMEAGEPVEKVLSTIEGMGITTAVLVKRKERAILRYFQRSYADEVAEKAPCEVIVFTGGQGPIKEDKKDVKEVDRGRA is encoded by the coding sequence TTGAAGAGGCTGCTACTTGTGCTCCCGTCCAATGTGGCCTCTGAGGAGGCCGTAGAGTTCGCCGTCAGGAGGGCGAAGGAGGAGAGGTCCACGCTAGTGGTCCTCTACCTCATCGCCGCCGGCGCCGCTGACGACGTATTCGACACCTTCTCGGATATCGGTTTCATCGGCGACAGGCCTTCATCACAGGTCTCCGAGGCCATAATGAAGGAGTACAGGCAGAGGGGCTACGAAGAGCTCGGGAAAGTGCAGATAAGGACTATGGAGGAGGGGGTGGCTTTCGAGCCGCTCATGGAGGCCGGGGAGCCGGTCGAAAAGGTGCTATCCACGATAGAGGGGATGGGCATAACAACGGCAGTGCTCGTGAAGAGGAAAGAAAGGGCGATATTAAGGTACTTCCAGCGGAGCTATGCGGACGAAGTGGCCGAAAAAGCGCCGTGCGAGGTCATCGTCTTTACGGGCGGCCAGGGACCTATAAAGGAGGATAAAAAAGATGTCAAGGAAGTGGACAGAGGAAGAGCTTAA
- a CDS encoding transcriptional regulator: MDRKDLTIRQLIIEAISGRMLTSKEISGAVGIREKDVLEHLEHIARSFHKGKQGGREFVVEPSECLDCGFVFRKRERLRTPSRCPVCKSEGITETRFGIKGG, translated from the coding sequence GTGGACCGAAAAGACCTGACCATACGGCAACTGATAATCGAAGCGATAAGCGGACGAATGCTTACCTCGAAGGAGATATCCGGCGCGGTCGGCATCCGCGAGAAGGACGTCCTTGAGCACCTTGAGCATATCGCAAGGTCGTTCCATAAGGGAAAGCAGGGAGGACGTGAGTTCGTTGTCGAGCCTTCCGAGTGCCTTGACTGCGGCTTCGTCTTCAGGAAAAGGGAAAGGCTCAGGACTCCTTCAAGGTGTCCGGTATGCAAGTCCGAGGGGATAACCGAGACCAGGTTCGGCATAAAAGGCGGCTGA
- a CDS encoding NIL domain-containing protein gives MKKRVYLTYPKEQVKEPLLYHVGKKFEVVTNIRQATVSDKIGLVALELEGEPEEIEKAIQYLIEKGVKVEPIELDIIE, from the coding sequence TTGAAAAAGAGGGTCTATCTCACCTATCCCAAGGAACAGGTAAAGGAGCCACTCCTTTACCATGTCGGCAAGAAGTTCGAGGTAGTAACGAACATCAGGCAGGCGACCGTTTCCGACAAGATAGGGCTCGTCGCGCTCGAGCTGGAAGGAGAGCCGGAGGAGATAGAGAAGGCGATACAGTATTTAATCGAGAAGGGCGTCAAGGTAGAACCCATAGAGCTCGATATTATCGAATAG
- a CDS encoding cysteine synthase — MRGQRLLEALPEKAFSMAKNSVLDLVGNTPLVKINNIARDLPPEVEVYAKLEGYNPGGSVKDRAALNMIEDAEASGRLTKDKVILDSTSGNTGIAYAWIGAVKGYKVELVVPANVSEERKKILHAFGAKVIFSNPLEGSDGAIRLAWKLYVDDPEKYCKLDQYNNPSNPLAHFNGTGVEIYEQTGGRVTHFVASIGTGGTVMGTGRRLKEYSKDIRVIAVEPATPFHGLEGLKHMASSIVPGIYHEEELDEKIPAPTEESYEMAKRLAREEGLLVGQSSGAAMWAALEVAKKLKKGVVVAIFPDGGDKYLSTRLWEA, encoded by the coding sequence ATGAGAGGACAACGGCTTCTGGAAGCGCTGCCGGAAAAGGCTTTCTCCATGGCAAAAAACTCGGTTCTTGACCTGGTCGGCAACACACCCCTTGTAAAAATCAACAATATCGCCAGGGACCTTCCTCCCGAGGTCGAGGTATACGCCAAGCTCGAGGGCTACAACCCCGGCGGCTCGGTAAAGGACAGGGCTGCCCTTAACATGATAGAGGACGCAGAGGCGAGCGGCAGGCTTACGAAAGACAAGGTCATCCTCGACTCGACCTCGGGGAATACCGGCATTGCCTATGCCTGGATAGGGGCCGTGAAGGGCTACAAGGTCGAGCTGGTCGTGCCCGCTAACGTGAGCGAGGAAAGGAAGAAGATACTCCACGCCTTCGGGGCCAAGGTCATCTTCTCGAACCCCCTCGAAGGCTCGGACGGCGCGATAAGGCTCGCCTGGAAGCTCTACGTGGACGACCCCGAAAAATATTGCAAGCTCGACCAGTACAACAACCCCTCGAACCCGCTCGCTCATTTCAACGGGACCGGCGTTGAGATATACGAGCAGACCGGCGGCAGGGTCACCCATTTCGTCGCCTCCATCGGCACCGGCGGCACGGTCATGGGCACCGGCAGGAGGCTAAAGGAGTACAGCAAAGACATAAGGGTCATAGCCGTCGAGCCCGCGACCCCTTTCCACGGCCTCGAAGGTTTGAAGCACATGGCCTCCTCGATAGTGCCGGGCATCTACCATGAAGAAGAGCTCGACGAGAAGATACCGGCCCCGACGGAAGAGTCTTATGAGATGGCAAAGAGGCTTGCCAGGGAAGAGGGCTTGCTCGTGGGCCAGTCCTCTGGCGCGGCCATGTGGGCCGCCCTGGAGGTCGCTAAAAAGCTTAAGAAGGGTGTCGTGGTAGCGATCTTCCCGGACGGAGGGGACAAGTACCTCTCAACGCGTCTCTGGGAAGCCTGA
- a CDS encoding DASS family sodium-coupled anion symporter: MSVKIDTRPIWLILALRALRPLFFSVLALLFVLFLRMPVPEGLTPVGQSAIAVFLLCLVLWITNAIPLAVTGILAMVLVPVLGVLSRKETYSLFGNEAVFFILGAFILAGAVMHSGIAARVALFMMSRFGSSPKRLVLTIFLLAAGLSFVMSEHAVAAMLFPIVLEISKSLGLKPGRSSYGKILFFALAWGCVIGGVATFLGGARVPLAVGILQETTGSRIGFLEYSVAVFPLVMVMLLAGYIILKYFFPVDIDKVESAQGIVTKRLKGLGKMTYSEYSVGTVLLVTILAWAFLGESFGLSAVALISVVAMFVLRLVRWKDVEENVNWGIILMYGGAIVLGSALDKSGAAKWMVSSLVANWTGGPWTVFALFSFLSILLTAAISNAAVIAILLPVSIGMAQSLSIDPVLLTYAIAVPAGLDFMFPMGTPAIAIAASSNYISIRDSAKGGFIMFVLAWLAFNLVAALWWPLIGMGY, encoded by the coding sequence TTGAGCGTCAAGATAGACACGCGGCCCATATGGCTGATACTGGCGCTTAGGGCCCTGAGGCCTCTTTTCTTCTCGGTCCTGGCCCTCCTTTTCGTCCTCTTTCTCCGGATGCCGGTGCCCGAGGGGCTTACCCCGGTCGGCCAGAGCGCCATAGCCGTTTTCCTCCTCTGCCTCGTACTATGGATAACCAACGCGATACCGCTTGCCGTGACCGGCATACTGGCCATGGTGCTTGTCCCCGTCCTCGGCGTGCTGTCGAGGAAGGAGACCTACTCGCTTTTCGGGAACGAGGCCGTCTTTTTCATACTCGGGGCCTTCATACTCGCCGGGGCCGTCATGCACTCCGGGATAGCCGCGAGAGTAGCGCTCTTCATGATGAGCAGGTTCGGGAGCTCGCCCAAGCGCCTTGTGCTGACCATATTCCTGTTGGCCGCGGGGCTCTCGTTCGTCATGTCCGAGCACGCCGTAGCGGCCATGCTCTTCCCCATAGTCCTCGAGATATCGAAGAGCCTGGGCCTTAAGCCGGGGAGGTCCAGCTACGGGAAGATACTCTTTTTCGCGCTCGCGTGGGGCTGCGTCATAGGCGGGGTTGCCACTTTCCTCGGCGGCGCGAGGGTGCCTCTCGCGGTCGGCATACTGCAAGAGACGACCGGGAGCCGGATAGGGTTCCTAGAATACTCGGTGGCGGTCTTCCCGCTGGTGATGGTAATGCTCCTGGCGGGCTACATCATACTCAAGTACTTCTTTCCCGTCGACATCGATAAGGTCGAGAGCGCGCAGGGCATCGTGACGAAGAGGCTCAAGGGACTCGGGAAGATGACCTACTCCGAGTACTCGGTGGGCACCGTGCTGCTCGTGACAATACTCGCATGGGCTTTCCTGGGCGAGTCCTTCGGCCTTTCGGCGGTCGCCCTTATCTCGGTGGTGGCCATGTTCGTCCTGAGGCTCGTCAGGTGGAAAGATGTAGAGGAAAACGTCAATTGGGGTATAATACTCATGTACGGCGGGGCCATAGTGCTCGGGTCGGCGCTCGACAAGAGCGGCGCGGCCAAGTGGATGGTCTCCTCGCTGGTCGCAAACTGGACGGGCGGGCCGTGGACTGTATTCGCGCTCTTCTCTTTCCTGTCCATACTGCTTACAGCCGCCATCAGCAACGCCGCGGTCATAGCCATACTGCTGCCGGTGAGCATCGGTATGGCCCAGTCCCTCTCTATCGACCCGGTGCTGCTGACCTACGCGATAGCCGTCCCAGCCGGACTCGATTTCATGTTCCCGATGGGCACGCCGGCCATAGCCATAGCCGCGTCCTCGAACTACATATCCATAAGGGACAGCGCGAAAGGCGGCTTCATAATGTTCGTGCTGGCATGGCTGGCCTTTAATCTCGTAGCGGCCCTTTGGTGGCCGCTCATAGGCATGGGGTATTGA
- a CDS encoding radical SAM protein, translated as MGKYLDKPASLKIDLMLRGIRINDPVVQAWACGSSGIDILLPQDTLVNIPCREVFTRNSPYTIRRSGEDYFITDGKGEVPVKLVPKPAFCGGSTSTGVPFRDIAASHGSYTVVTPSKRCDFFNRSIECRYCAGNFNVAGGPDRVYTVDEVLETVGAILNEKASGIIYLSIGFSPGDDGGIEFLRPYIAAIKKSYNCLVAVEALPPKENRWIDETYALGADSVLYNLEIFDKELFEIICPGRAALIGRKRYMEALGHAAKIFPNGTVASHLIVGLEPPGSTCMGIDYLTDMGVVPVLPIYRPSSEKDLRIEPLTTEIILPVYKHLYRAVKKKKVNLNWVRDLSMVTTPAEIRDLVDDSKGGLMDSFYKSRLGMKTAWGLSSLRRKLRVVDKDPDSEH; from the coding sequence ATGGGAAAGTACCTGGATAAACCTGCGTCCCTCAAGATAGACCTCATGCTCCGGGGGATAAGGATAAACGACCCCGTGGTCCAGGCGTGGGCGTGCGGCTCCTCGGGCATTGACATACTGCTCCCGCAGGACACGCTGGTAAACATACCGTGCAGGGAGGTCTTTACCAGGAACTCGCCCTACACCATAAGGCGGTCGGGGGAGGACTATTTCATAACCGACGGCAAGGGCGAGGTCCCGGTTAAGCTCGTTCCGAAGCCGGCCTTTTGCGGCGGGAGCACCTCCACAGGCGTTCCCTTCCGGGACATAGCCGCCTCGCACGGGAGCTACACGGTAGTTACGCCTTCAAAGCGGTGCGACTTTTTCAACAGGAGCATAGAGTGCAGGTACTGCGCCGGAAACTTCAACGTGGCCGGCGGGCCGGACCGGGTATATACGGTCGACGAGGTCCTCGAGACAGTCGGCGCGATCTTGAATGAGAAGGCCTCCGGCATAATATACCTCTCCATAGGCTTCAGCCCCGGCGACGACGGCGGGATAGAGTTCCTCAGGCCCTATATAGCGGCAATAAAAAAGAGTTACAACTGCCTCGTGGCGGTAGAGGCGCTTCCCCCGAAGGAGAACCGCTGGATAGACGAGACATACGCCCTGGGTGCAGATTCGGTCCTCTATAACCTGGAGATATTCGACAAGGAGCTCTTTGAGATTATCTGCCCTGGCAGGGCGGCCCTCATCGGGAGGAAAAGGTACATGGAGGCCCTCGGGCACGCGGCGAAGATTTTCCCGAACGGGACCGTCGCCTCGCACCTCATCGTGGGGCTTGAACCGCCCGGGTCGACCTGCATGGGGATAGACTACCTGACCGACATGGGCGTCGTACCCGTGCTGCCCATATACAGGCCTTCATCCGAGAAGGACTTGAGGATAGAGCCGCTTACGACGGAGATAATACTCCCGGTCTACAAGCACCTCTACAGGGCGGTCAAGAAAAAGAAAGTAAACCTCAACTGGGTGAGGGACCTGAGCATGGTCACGACCCCGGCGGAGATACGGGACCTTGTCGATGACTCGAAAGGCGGCCTGATGGACAGCTTCTACAAATCCAGGCTCGGCATGAAGACCGCCTGGGGGCTATCGTCACTCAGAAGGAAGTTGAGGGTCGTGGACAAGGACCCTGATTCAGAGCACTGA
- a CDS encoding 4Fe-4S binding protein: MTDHFIQDKTTKVTVNLEGAQQKMDFNDLKSGGFIKQRQKDLFTVRLRCPGGKLTTEKLIEISKIAHKYSKKGVVHFSFRQSLEILYVDYKEFNAIVAELEKIGQKVASCGPRVRVPTACGGCEYNPNGLTDTQKMAEMVDQTFFGTPTPHKFKTSFSGCPIDCARTKEMDLGFQGVVDPKWEEEACTGCTICSEACKEGAIESDPDTGKPIFDPLKCIYCGDCIRACPTEAWRPKRYGHIVRIGGKHGRHPMEAVEVCSFLPDEKVADAIRMTIEWYNANGKRGERIGNTLKRVGLDNYLKFMEPVFQNNEAVKA; encoded by the coding sequence ATGACCGACCATTTCATTCAGGATAAGACAACCAAGGTAACGGTAAACCTGGAAGGCGCCCAGCAGAAGATGGACTTTAACGACCTTAAGTCCGGCGGCTTCATAAAGCAGAGACAGAAGGACCTCTTTACGGTGCGTCTGCGCTGCCCGGGCGGCAAGCTCACCACCGAAAAGCTGATAGAGATATCGAAGATTGCCCACAAATACAGCAAAAAGGGCGTCGTCCACTTCAGCTTCCGCCAGTCCCTTGAGATACTCTATGTTGACTACAAGGAGTTCAACGCGATAGTCGCGGAGCTTGAGAAGATAGGGCAGAAGGTCGCCTCCTGCGGCCCGAGGGTCAGGGTCCCTACGGCCTGCGGCGGGTGCGAGTACAACCCGAACGGCCTTACTGACACGCAGAAGATGGCGGAGATGGTCGACCAGACCTTCTTTGGCACTCCGACCCCGCACAAGTTCAAGACCTCTTTTTCTGGCTGCCCGATAGACTGCGCCAGGACCAAGGAGATGGACCTGGGCTTCCAGGGCGTGGTCGACCCGAAATGGGAAGAGGAGGCCTGCACCGGTTGCACCATCTGCTCGGAAGCCTGCAAGGAAGGGGCGATAGAGTCTGACCCGGACACCGGAAAACCCATATTCGACCCCTTGAAGTGCATCTACTGCGGCGATTGCATCAGGGCGTGCCCGACCGAGGCTTGGAGGCCCAAGAGGTACGGTCATATAGTCAGGATAGGCGGCAAGCACGGACGACACCCCATGGAAGCCGTGGAGGTATGCAGCTTCCTTCCGGACGAGAAGGTCGCGGACGCCATAAGGATGACCATAGAATGGTACAACGCGAACGGCAAAAGGGGCGAGAGAATAGGGAACACCCTTAAGAGGGTGGGGCTTGATAATTACCTCAAGTTCATGGAGCCGGTATTTCAGAATAACGAAGCCGTTAAGGCTTAA
- a CDS encoding outer membrane beta-barrel protein: protein MRKIFFVIAAVLLCSIPQPALAAKEEVKISFSAGKRVDNLDWSIAGGGVNILSELTWKDLESYQLKGRARIYIGRVYLRGQAAYAFIVSGENQDSDYAGNNRTNEISRSENRSDSGDFWDLSGGVGYVFRPALTGGRLAIAPIAGLSYHRQNLTITDGFQTVTSPGFPPLGPFPGLDSTYSASWAGPWAGVDIEYAYKRLTVSGSLEYHVAYYNAVANWNLRADFAHPNSFEHWADGSGVVVSLGAEYALDDRWSLAGSFDLQDWSTSSGTDRTYFAAGGAADTRLNGVNWDSRAFSLGLNYRF from the coding sequence ATGAGAAAAATCTTTTTCGTAATAGCCGCCGTCCTCCTATGCAGCATCCCCCAGCCTGCGCTCGCCGCTAAAGAGGAAGTAAAAATTTCCTTCTCAGCCGGGAAGAGGGTAGATAACCTCGACTGGTCGATAGCCGGCGGCGGCGTCAATATCCTCTCAGAGCTTACCTGGAAGGACCTTGAGAGCTATCAACTCAAGGGCAGGGCCCGCATATACATCGGCCGTGTCTACCTGAGGGGGCAAGCAGCCTACGCCTTTATAGTCAGCGGGGAAAACCAGGATTCCGATTACGCCGGTAATAACAGGACCAATGAAATATCGCGCTCCGAGAACAGGTCGGACAGCGGCGACTTCTGGGACCTCTCGGGCGGGGTCGGGTATGTATTCAGGCCAGCTCTCACAGGCGGCAGGCTGGCCATCGCACCGATTGCCGGCCTTTCATATCATCGGCAGAACCTCACCATAACCGACGGCTTCCAGACCGTGACCTCGCCGGGCTTTCCCCCCCTGGGGCCTTTCCCCGGGCTCGACAGCACCTACTCCGCATCATGGGCCGGGCCGTGGGCCGGGGTCGATATCGAATACGCCTACAAGAGGCTTACGGTCTCGGGCTCGTTAGAGTACCATGTCGCCTACTACAACGCGGTCGCAAACTGGAACCTCCGGGCCGATTTCGCCCACCCGAATAGCTTCGAGCACTGGGCCGACGGCAGTGGGGTCGTAGTGAGCCTCGGCGCGGAATACGCCCTGGATGACAGGTGGTCGTTGGCAGGCTCCTTCGACCTCCAGGACTGGAGCACTTCATCGGGGACCGACAGGACTTATTTCGCCGCGGGCGGGGCCGCCGATACGCGGCTTAACGGGGTAAACTGGGATTCCAGGGCCTTCTCCCTCGGCCTGAACTACAGGTTTTGA
- a CDS encoding M67 family metallopeptidase, translating into MLSFLGIGKSVIHISRSAYDEIINHAKESYPHECCGVLVGTTYTARRIFEAQRASNVNTERAHDRYIIDPKELNLIDKIARTQGMDVMGFYHSHPDHPDKPSETDREWGQPGYSYFIISVKGGKDVSVRSWMIEDEKGPFKEESIKINEKG; encoded by the coding sequence GTGCTTTCATTCCTCGGCATAGGGAAGAGCGTAATCCATATATCCAGGTCCGCCTACGACGAGATAATAAACCACGCCAAAGAATCCTACCCGCACGAGTGCTGCGGGGTGCTGGTGGGGACCACCTACACGGCCCGGAGGATATTCGAGGCGCAGAGGGCGTCTAACGTCAATACCGAGCGCGCCCATGACAGGTATATCATAGACCCCAAGGAGCTTAACCTCATAGATAAGATAGCAAGGACCCAGGGCATGGACGTGATGGGCTTCTATCACTCCCATCCCGACCACCCGGACAAGCCTTCCGAGACCGACAGGGAATGGGGCCAGCCCGGCTACTCGTATTTCATCATATCCGTCAAGGGCGGCAAGGACGTATCGGTAAGGAGCTGGATGATAGAGGACGAGAAAGGGCCTTTCAAGGAAGAAAGCATCAAGATAAACGAGAAAGGCTGA
- a CDS encoding threonine synthase, with product MSYMKALKCRECGKEYPKEALHVCELCFGPLEVAYEYDRMKGVLTRETIEKRAPNMWRYKELLPIDGEPTVGGQVGYTPLVRASNLAKALGVKELYIKNDAVNYPTLSFKDRVVSVALSRARELGFTVASCASTGNLANSVAANAAACGMESFVFIPYDLEQTKILGTLVYGATVVSIKGTYDEVNRLCSEIAGKYGWAFVNINIRPYYAEGSKTFGYEIAEQLGWRTPKHVVVPMAGGSLITKIHKAFKEFHTLGLIPENTARIYGAQAAGCSPIVNAVKEGSELIRPVRPNTIAKSLAIGNPADGYYSAKVMRETGGWGENVTDEEIIEAMKLLAETEGIFAETAGGVTLGAAKKLIESGRIPRDESIVVSITGNGLKTQEALYGKLKEPTVINARLQEFDDLVKAGGREYAVKA from the coding sequence ATGAGCTACATGAAGGCGTTGAAATGCAGAGAGTGCGGGAAGGAGTACCCCAAAGAGGCGCTCCACGTCTGCGAGCTGTGCTTCGGCCCGCTTGAGGTCGCATACGAGTACGACAGGATGAAAGGCGTTCTTACGAGGGAGACGATCGAGAAGCGCGCCCCGAACATGTGGAGGTACAAGGAGCTCCTCCCGATAGACGGCGAGCCCACGGTGGGCGGCCAGGTCGGGTACACGCCCCTCGTGCGCGCGTCGAACCTGGCCAAGGCGCTAGGCGTAAAGGAGCTCTACATCAAGAACGACGCGGTGAACTACCCGACCCTCTCGTTCAAGGACAGGGTCGTCTCTGTGGCCCTTTCCAGGGCCAGGGAATTGGGCTTCACCGTGGCCTCCTGCGCCTCGACAGGGAACCTCGCGAATTCGGTCGCCGCTAACGCCGCCGCCTGCGGCATGGAGAGCTTCGTCTTCATCCCGTACGACCTCGAGCAGACCAAGATACTCGGCACGCTCGTCTACGGCGCGACCGTCGTCAGCATAAAAGGGACCTACGACGAGGTGAACAGGCTCTGCAGCGAGATAGCGGGAAAATACGGCTGGGCATTCGTTAACATCAATATCAGGCCCTACTACGCCGAGGGCTCCAAGACATTCGGCTACGAGATAGCCGAGCAGCTCGGCTGGAGGACCCCGAAGCATGTTGTCGTGCCCATGGCGGGCGGGTCTCTCATAACCAAGATACACAAGGCCTTCAAGGAGTTCCACACCCTGGGCCTCATCCCGGAGAACACGGCCAGGATCTACGGGGCACAGGCCGCGGGGTGCTCCCCGATAGTGAACGCCGTAAAAGAGGGGAGCGAGCTCATCCGCCCGGTGCGCCCCAATACGATAGCCAAGTCGCTGGCCATCGGGAACCCTGCCGACGGCTACTACTCGGCCAAGGTCATGAGGGAGACGGGCGGCTGGGGCGAGAACGTGACCGACGAGGAGATTATAGAGGCCATGAAGCTCCTGGCTGAGACCGAGGGCATATTCGCCGAGACCGCCGGAGGGGTGACGCTCGGGGCCGCAAAGAAGCTCATCGAGTCCGGCAGGATCCCGAGGGACGAATCCATCGTCGTCTCCATAACCGGGAACGGCTTGAAGACCCAGGAGGCCCTCTACGGGAAGCTCAAGGAGCCCACGGTCATAAACGCCAGGCTCCAGGAGTTCGACGACCTCGTTAAGGCCGGGGGCAGGGAATACGCCGTAAAGGCATAG